AACCATAACCATGGATTCATAGAATCATGAAGATCGGTAATCTGACTGCCGACATTGATTACGGTTCCGACATCATTCGCATCGATTACTTCAGTACGTTTCTTTTCTTTTAAGGAAATCTTATGTGATGCGAGATCATCTGTAAATGCCTTCTCTGCGGCTGCGGTATCCATCTCTCCGACTTTTACGTGATTGATTACGGTATTGTGTGGAAAATGATTGGAATAATAGTAAACACCGCCACCGTAAACAGCGATTAGAAGAATAAGAATAACAGCTACGATGATTTTACCTGTATTAGAGGCTGCCTTCTTATTACTGCGGCGATTTCTTGTTGCATTGCTGCCAGAAGCAGCATTCTTTGTTTGTGTATTATCACTCATTCGTTAATATTCTCCCTTCTCAAAATAGTTTTGTTAAAAAAAATATAAAGCTCAAGTAACAAAACAGTATCATTATAATACATTTCACAAGAAAATGATATTAATTATTCTTAAAATTCTGTTACAAATCAAAAATCACATTGTTTGGATAAGCCTAAGAAATTCTTTGATCTGGTCTGGAGTACGCTTACTTAAGCTTGAGTTATGAAAGCGGGAATCCATGGTAACTTCCGGACCAAACCAGGAAGGTGCCTTATAAGCGTTGGCATGCTCGATATCAGGAAATTCTACCTCTGCCATACAAAATCCGCTGTAGTCCCCTTCAAATACATCTAGTTCAATCAGATAAGGGTCATCTGGAATCTTATAGCGTTTTTTTTCAATAGAAATCCCATCTTTTTTTGTAAGAAGATGTGCAAAAGATTCTTCTGACAGGGGCATCTCAACTTCTTCTCTTGCAAGAAGACCAGAAGATTTTAAGGTTAAGATATAGTCTGTATTCTTTTGTCTGACACGTATGACCGGTTCTGTAGAAATATAGGCCTGTGTTAAAGTGTCACAAGGGTAATGATTCAGGTCATCAGGTAAAGATTTTATTAAAAACTTTCTTTCGATTTCCATTTCAATTTTCCTTTCTAATCAGATGAATTATTATAATAACGACGTATTTTTATATGATAGCATATTTTCTGAAGAAATAAAGTGAAAAAAGTATGACCAAGCTTGATAAAAAGAGGTAATTAAGCTACAATTAAGGTTAATGAATTTATCATAAAGACAAAGGAGGGCTTATTTATGCGTTCAGTATATGTATTTTGTGCCGATGGTTTTGAAGAAGTGGAAGGCTTGACGGCAGTAGATTTATTAAGAAGAGCGGGTATCGATGTGAAAATGGTGTCCATTATGGGCAGGTTACAGATAACAGGCTCACATAATATTTCTGTGAATACAGATATTTTAATAGAAGATATCAGGGAAGAAGCGGATATGCTTTTACTGCCGGGCGGAATGCCAGGAACGAATTATTTAAGGGAACATGAAGGTTTAGCAGATCTTTTAAAGAAACAATATGAAGCTGGAAAGTGGGTCGCAGCTATCTGTGCAGCACCATCTGTATTTGGCGGTCTTGGTTTTTTGAAAGATAAAGAGGCAACAAGTTATCCAGGATGTCTTGATGGTATTCCGGTTGGAGCATATAAAGAAGACCCGGTTGTTGTTGATGGGAATGTGGTAACGAGCAGAGGTGTAGGGACAGCGATTGCATTTGCGCTGAAGCTTATTGAAGTATTAATCAGTAAAGAGAAGGCAGAAGAGATTGCTGCTTCTATTATATACTCGGCGTAGGAGGAAGAAGATGCAGCAGGAGAGTAAGATTGGATTTTTGTGGCAATATGTGATTGCCTGCGTCCATCCGTCTCAGTATAAAGAACTGATCAGGAAGAAAAAAGGAGCGTTTATTGGATATATCAGTGTTCTTATTATGTTTCTTGTTTTTATAGAGAACGTGATTCCGTTTGCAGCATGGACAGCGAGTGTGGGAGGATTTGAGAACCTGTTTTTAGAGCGTATTCCTGGATTTACTTTAGAAAAAGGAGAGTTTCATAGTGAAAGTCCGATTGATT
This Anaerobutyricum hallii DNA region includes the following protein-coding sequences:
- a CDS encoding DJ-1 family glyoxalase III; the encoded protein is MRSVYVFCADGFEEVEGLTAVDLLRRAGIDVKMVSIMGRLQITGSHNISVNTDILIEDIREEADMLLLPGGMPGTNYLREHEGLADLLKKQYEAGKWVAAICAAPSVFGGLGFLKDKEATSYPGCLDGIPVGAYKEDPVVVDGNVVTSRGVGTAIAFALKLIEVLISKEKAEEIAASIIYSA
- a CDS encoding CYTH domain-containing protein, whose amino-acid sequence is MEIERKFLIKSLPDDLNHYPCDTLTQAYISTEPVIRVRQKNTDYILTLKSSGLLAREEVEMPLSEESFAHLLTKKDGISIEKKRYKIPDDPYLIELDVFEGDYSGFCMAEVEFPDIEHANAYKAPSWFGPEVTMDSRFHNSSLSKRTPDQIKEFLRLIQTM